The Solibacillus daqui genome has a segment encoding these proteins:
- a CDS encoding multidrug ABC transporter ATPase, producing MKSELVKSQNEIDKFQKNDYYSLAISLEQENNLLTNQKKELSRELLNLKRTFEKEMNKLHEDIQSRENQRLKLISSIRALVQKKNELLEENKKLTKTIKETRKEEVVLPNLHSPEHIAKGYVKAIENIDNTLHDFIQKNSQQLTLINDELLKNRSEVIDINLYLLKEIKNKSNKIDMLMREIEDLKEQHYKQLLSFLDNKPTDSSAALPQLDTPVQKELSQATNFEDQLDEKLRILDDLESELNQLAKKVDKHKVDN from the coding sequence TTGAAATCTGAACTTGTGAAATCTCAAAATGAAATCGATAAATTTCAAAAGAATGATTACTATTCCTTGGCCATTAGTCTTGAACAGGAAAATAACCTATTAACCAATCAGAAAAAAGAACTGTCGAGGGAACTTCTCAATTTAAAGAGAACTTTTGAAAAGGAAATGAATAAACTTCACGAGGATATTCAATCTCGTGAAAATCAGAGACTAAAATTAATCTCGTCTATTAGGGCGTTAGTACAAAAGAAAAATGAATTGCTAGAAGAAAATAAAAAGTTAACAAAGACCATTAAAGAAACTCGGAAAGAAGAAGTGGTCCTGCCTAACCTTCACTCACCGGAACACATTGCAAAAGGCTATGTAAAAGCAATTGAAAATATCGACAATACCTTACACGATTTTATCCAAAAAAATTCTCAGCAGCTGACTTTAATAAATGATGAATTGTTAAAAAATAGAAGTGAAGTTATCGATATTAATCTATATTTATTAAAAGAGATAAAAAATAAAAGCAATAAAATAGATATGCTCATGCGTGAAATTGAAGATCTAAAAGAACAACATTATAAACAGCTTCTATCCTTCTTAGATAACAAACCTACCGATAGTTCCGCGGCTCTCCCACAGTTAGATACTCCAGTACAAAAAGAATTATCTCAAGCAACAAACTTCGAAGATCAGCTAGACGAAAAATTACGTATACTAGATGATTTGGAGAGCGAACTGAATCAACTTGCTAAAAAGGTTGATAAGCATAAAGTCGACAATTAA
- the purD gene encoding phosphoribosylamine--glycine ligase, with translation MNILVIGSGGREHAIAKQFNNAPSVEKVFVAPGNDGMKQDAEIVAIDALDFAKLADFAKENKVALTFVGPEQPLAEGIVDYFNEQGLVIFGPTKAAAQIEGSKSYAKEIMNKYGIPTAAHETFTEADKAVAYIKEQGAPIVIKADGLAAGKGVIVAMTEQEAIEAVEDMIGNQRFGDSSSRVVIEEFLDGEEFSFMSFVHKGQIYPMVIAQDHKRAYDGDKGPNTGGMGAYSPVPQISEDIVKVAYDTIVEPTVKAMEAEGVSFTGILYAGLILTSKGPKVIEFNARFGDPETQVVLPRMASDFGEFMMSLMTEKPFALKWKEEAMLGVVVAAEGYPGDVVKGNKLPELTDLGLPVYHAGTKLVDGQYVGNGGRVLLVAAEAANLKEAQEKVYAELAKKEWTSFFFRSDIGWRTFK, from the coding sequence ATGAACATTCTTGTAATCGGTAGTGGCGGTCGCGAGCATGCAATCGCTAAACAATTTAACAACGCACCATCAGTAGAAAAAGTTTTTGTCGCACCAGGTAATGACGGTATGAAGCAAGACGCAGAAATCGTAGCAATCGATGCATTAGATTTCGCAAAATTAGCTGACTTTGCAAAGGAAAATAAAGTAGCTTTAACATTCGTTGGTCCTGAACAACCATTAGCGGAAGGCATTGTTGATTACTTCAATGAGCAAGGCTTAGTTATATTCGGTCCAACAAAAGCAGCAGCACAAATTGAAGGCTCGAAATCCTATGCAAAGGAAATTATGAACAAGTACGGCATTCCGACGGCTGCGCATGAAACTTTTACAGAAGCAGACAAGGCAGTTGCCTATATTAAAGAACAAGGTGCGCCAATCGTTATTAAGGCAGATGGTTTAGCTGCTGGTAAAGGCGTAATCGTGGCAATGACAGAGCAAGAAGCAATTGAAGCGGTTGAAGATATGATTGGTAATCAACGCTTTGGTGATTCTTCATCTCGCGTCGTAATTGAGGAATTCCTTGATGGTGAGGAGTTCAGCTTTATGTCATTTGTACATAAAGGTCAAATTTATCCGATGGTTATCGCACAGGATCATAAGCGAGCGTATGACGGTGATAAAGGACCAAATACGGGCGGTATGGGTGCGTATTCACCAGTACCACAAATTTCAGAAGACATTGTAAAAGTTGCGTATGACACAATCGTTGAGCCAACCGTAAAAGCAATGGAAGCTGAAGGGGTATCGTTTACAGGAATTCTATATGCCGGCTTAATTTTAACTTCAAAAGGTCCAAAGGTAATTGAATTCAACGCACGCTTCGGCGACCCTGAAACGCAAGTAGTATTACCACGTATGGCATCGGATTTCGGTGAATTTATGATGAGCTTAATGACAGAAAAGCCATTTGCTTTAAAGTGGAAGGAAGAAGCGATGCTTGGTGTTGTTGTAGCAGCAGAAGGGTATCCTGGAGATGTTGTGAAAGGAAATAAATTGCCAGAGTTGACTGATTTGGGATTACCGGTATATCACGCAGGTACAAAGCTAGTCGATGGTCAATATGTAGGAAATGGCGGACGAGTGCTATTAGTAGCAGCGGAAGCAGCAAATTTAAAAGAAGCCCAAGAGAAAGTATATGCAGAGCTTGCAAAAAAAGAATGGACTAGCTTCTTCTTCCGTAGCGACATTGGCTGGAGAACTTTTAAATAA